Proteins encoded together in one Phyllostomus discolor isolate MPI-MPIP mPhyDis1 chromosome 6, mPhyDis1.pri.v3, whole genome shotgun sequence window:
- the FAM161A gene encoding protein FAM161A isoform X1, whose product MAAWHQPTSYSLQIPVNPNIGARVAPYEREGLLESLAAVVVALDEEEEEEEEHKAVRRAPALTNFNTISGMNKQPCISYEDPMDFSDIHHSNEEYFRKLEELKAAHMETMAKLEKMYQNKLKLKEVQPVIIREGASSTSSKSVSEKKSYHPISLITSFSEPDLGHASSLIVSSSEDEWSNLEKENPEKNRMMSFAKELINNMWTNFSVKEYIQYKDDDFPAVEKTKKKTKEWVPKITVPEPFQMMIREQKKREENLKSKSDIEMVRKLLKTQEEDSECKKKFRANPVPAFVFLPLYHDIVKKNEERRRMMKEKNKEALLASQKPFKFIAREEQKQAIREKQLRDIFRSKKKTNRFKARPIPQSTYGSTTNDRVKGYELYRNIKTRPRAQELLLNSSPVPCRPAHRSFASRKPKCPEQAEKLKYKCKFRNQNADFGELPERNQKHLSEQKCPKFLTVCKPFDLPAASHASIKREKLLADLEADDENLKETRWPYVSLRHKSPVRNPNAKPMPYNCSLPMPTISSRGREQTTRRSLEEKKMLEEERNRILTKQKQRMKELQKLLTTRAKAYDSHQSLAQMSKSRIESFRKSEKERMREYRQELEERKEKLKTRPLLFERVAQKNARMAAEKHYSNTLKALGISDEFVSKKGQSGKIFEPFSNQEMKSFTEDKESFNEEENVEEREDGEENYFTETNSQDSCMEKDEASEESGEKKSVEE is encoded by the exons ATGGCTGCCTGGCACCAACCGACGTCCTACAGTCTCCAAATCCCAGTAAATCCAAACATTGGAGCGCGGGTCGCCCCGTATGAACGCGAGGGTCTTTTAGAGTCTCTGGCGGCGGTAGTGGTGGCCttggatgaggaagaggaagaagaggaagagcataaGGCGGTGCGGCGGGCGCCAGCGCTG ACTAATTTTAACACCATTTCTGGGATGAATAAACAACCATGTATAAGCTATGAGGACCCTATGGACTTTTCTGATATTCACCACTCTAATGAAGAATATTTCAGGAAACTAGAAGAGCTGAAGGCCGCCCACATGGAAACTATGGCAAAGTTGGAGAAAATGTATCAGAATAAATTAAAGTTAAAGGAAGTTCAGCCAGTGATAATTAGGGAAGGAGCTTCTAGCACCTCTTCCAA GTCTGTATCAGAAAAGAAGTCCTATCACCCTATCTCGTTAATAACATCGTTTTCAGAACCTGATTTAGGTCATGCTTCCTCCTTGATTGTGTCTTCCTCTGAAGATGAATGGTCCAACTTAGAAAAAGAGAATCCTGAGAAAAACAGAATGATGTCCTTTGCTAAGGAGCTCATCAACAACATGTGGACAAACTTTTCTGTTAAAGAGTACATTCAGTATAAAGATGATGACttcccagcagtggaaaaaacaaagaaaaaaacaaaagagtggGTGCCAAAAATTACAGTACCTGAGCCTTTTCAGATGATGattagagaacagaaaaaaagagaagagaacttGAAATCCAAATCAGATATTGAAATGGTACGCAAACTACTCAAAACACAGGAAGAAGATTCAGAGTGTAAGAAAAAATTCCGAGCCAACCCAGTTCCAGCATTTGTCTTTCTACCCCTTTATCATGATATagtcaagaaaaatgaagaacGGAGGAGGATGATGAAGGAGAAGAATAAAGAAGCTCTTTTGGCTTCACAAAAGCCATTTAAGTTTATAGCAAGGGAAGAACAGAAGCAAGCAATCCGGGAAAAGCAGCTGAGAGACATTTTTAggtctaaaaagaaaacaaatcggTTTAAAGCCAGACCTATACCTCAATCTACTTATGGTTCAACTACCAATGACAGGGTAAAAGGATATGAGCTCTATAGAAACATTAAGACACGGCCGAGAGCCCAAGAACTTTTACTGAATTCATCCCCTGTCCCTTGTAGACCAGCTCACAGAAGTTTTGCTTCAAGGAAGCCCAAGTGTCCTGAACAGGCTGAGAAGTTGAAGTATAAATGCAAATTTAGGAACCAGAATGCTGATTTTGGAGAACTTCCTGAGAGAAATCAAAAGCACCTCTCAGAACAGAAATGTCCAAAATTTCTAACAGTCTGCAAACCATTTGATCTTCCTGCAGCCTCACATGCATCCATTAAAAGAGAGAAACTTTTGGCAGATCTTGAAGCAGATGATGAAAACTTAAAAGAAACACGTTGGCCTTACGTGTCTCTAAGGCACAAGTCACCAGTAAGGAATCCAAATGCAAAGCCTATGCCTTATAACTGCAGCCTTCCAATGCCCACAATATCTTCCAGAGGAAGAGAACAAACCACAAG GAGATCgcttgaggaaaagaaaatgttggaagaagagagaaatcgGATCCTAACTAAGCAGaagcaaagaatgaaagaattGCAGAAACTCCTGACAACCCGGGCTAAAGCTTATGACTCACATCAAAGTTTAGCTCAAATGTCTAAATCCAGAATAGAATCTTTCAG aaagagtgaaaaggaaaggatgaGAGAATACCGACAAGaactagaagaaagaaaagaaaaattaaagaccaGGCCATTACTATTTGAAAGAGTTGCTCAG AAAAATGCAAGAATGGCAGCAGAAAAGCATTATTCTAACACCCTAAAAGCACTAGGAATATCTGATGAATTTGTTTCAAAGAAAGGCCaaagtggaaaaatatttgagCCCTTCAGCAATCAAGAGATGAAAAGTTTCACTGAAGATAAAGAAAG ctttaatgaagaagaaaatgtagaagaaagagaggatggggaagaaaattattttactgaaacCAACAGCCAGGATTCTTGCATGGAAAAAGATGAAGCCAGTGAAGAGAGTGGAGAAAAGAAATCTGTTGAAGAATAA
- the FAM161A gene encoding protein FAM161A isoform X2, whose product MAAWHQPTSYSLQIPVNPNIGARVAPYEREGLLESLAAVVVALDEEEEEEEEHKAVRRAPALTNFNTISGMNKQPCISYEDPMDFSDIHHSNEEYFRKLEELKAAHMETMAKLEKMYQNKLKLKEVQPVIIREGASSTSSKSVSEKKSYHPISLITSFSEPDLGHASSLIVSSSEDEWSNLEKENPEKNRMMSFAKELINNMWTNFSVKEYIQYKDDDFPAVEKTKKKTKEWVPKITVPEPFQMMIREQKKREENLKSKSDIEMVRKLLKTQEEDSECKKKFRANPVPAFVFLPLYHDIVKKNEERRRMMKEKNKEALLASQKPFKFIAREEQKQAIREKQLRDIFRSKKKTNRFKARPIPQSTYGSTTNDRVKGYELYRNIKTRPRAQELLLNSSPVPCRPAHRSFASRKPKCPEQAEKLKYKCKFRNQNADFGELPERNQKHLSEQKCPKFLTVCKPFDLPAASHASIKREKLLADLEADDENLKETRWPYVSLRHKSPVRNPNAKPMPYNCSLPMPTISSRGREQTTRKSEKERMREYRQELEERKEKLKTRPLLFERVAQKNARMAAEKHYSNTLKALGISDEFVSKKGQSGKIFEPFSNQEMKSFTEDKESFNEEENVEEREDGEENYFTETNSQDSCMEKDEASEESGEKKSVEE is encoded by the exons ATGGCTGCCTGGCACCAACCGACGTCCTACAGTCTCCAAATCCCAGTAAATCCAAACATTGGAGCGCGGGTCGCCCCGTATGAACGCGAGGGTCTTTTAGAGTCTCTGGCGGCGGTAGTGGTGGCCttggatgaggaagaggaagaagaggaagagcataaGGCGGTGCGGCGGGCGCCAGCGCTG ACTAATTTTAACACCATTTCTGGGATGAATAAACAACCATGTATAAGCTATGAGGACCCTATGGACTTTTCTGATATTCACCACTCTAATGAAGAATATTTCAGGAAACTAGAAGAGCTGAAGGCCGCCCACATGGAAACTATGGCAAAGTTGGAGAAAATGTATCAGAATAAATTAAAGTTAAAGGAAGTTCAGCCAGTGATAATTAGGGAAGGAGCTTCTAGCACCTCTTCCAA GTCTGTATCAGAAAAGAAGTCCTATCACCCTATCTCGTTAATAACATCGTTTTCAGAACCTGATTTAGGTCATGCTTCCTCCTTGATTGTGTCTTCCTCTGAAGATGAATGGTCCAACTTAGAAAAAGAGAATCCTGAGAAAAACAGAATGATGTCCTTTGCTAAGGAGCTCATCAACAACATGTGGACAAACTTTTCTGTTAAAGAGTACATTCAGTATAAAGATGATGACttcccagcagtggaaaaaacaaagaaaaaaacaaaagagtggGTGCCAAAAATTACAGTACCTGAGCCTTTTCAGATGATGattagagaacagaaaaaaagagaagagaacttGAAATCCAAATCAGATATTGAAATGGTACGCAAACTACTCAAAACACAGGAAGAAGATTCAGAGTGTAAGAAAAAATTCCGAGCCAACCCAGTTCCAGCATTTGTCTTTCTACCCCTTTATCATGATATagtcaagaaaaatgaagaacGGAGGAGGATGATGAAGGAGAAGAATAAAGAAGCTCTTTTGGCTTCACAAAAGCCATTTAAGTTTATAGCAAGGGAAGAACAGAAGCAAGCAATCCGGGAAAAGCAGCTGAGAGACATTTTTAggtctaaaaagaaaacaaatcggTTTAAAGCCAGACCTATACCTCAATCTACTTATGGTTCAACTACCAATGACAGGGTAAAAGGATATGAGCTCTATAGAAACATTAAGACACGGCCGAGAGCCCAAGAACTTTTACTGAATTCATCCCCTGTCCCTTGTAGACCAGCTCACAGAAGTTTTGCTTCAAGGAAGCCCAAGTGTCCTGAACAGGCTGAGAAGTTGAAGTATAAATGCAAATTTAGGAACCAGAATGCTGATTTTGGAGAACTTCCTGAGAGAAATCAAAAGCACCTCTCAGAACAGAAATGTCCAAAATTTCTAACAGTCTGCAAACCATTTGATCTTCCTGCAGCCTCACATGCATCCATTAAAAGAGAGAAACTTTTGGCAGATCTTGAAGCAGATGATGAAAACTTAAAAGAAACACGTTGGCCTTACGTGTCTCTAAGGCACAAGTCACCAGTAAGGAATCCAAATGCAAAGCCTATGCCTTATAACTGCAGCCTTCCAATGCCCACAATATCTTCCAGAGGAAGAGAACAAACCACAAG aaagagtgaaaaggaaaggatgaGAGAATACCGACAAGaactagaagaaagaaaagaaaaattaaagaccaGGCCATTACTATTTGAAAGAGTTGCTCAG AAAAATGCAAGAATGGCAGCAGAAAAGCATTATTCTAACACCCTAAAAGCACTAGGAATATCTGATGAATTTGTTTCAAAGAAAGGCCaaagtggaaaaatatttgagCCCTTCAGCAATCAAGAGATGAAAAGTTTCACTGAAGATAAAGAAAG ctttaatgaagaagaaaatgtagaagaaagagaggatggggaagaaaattattttactgaaacCAACAGCCAGGATTCTTGCATGGAAAAAGATGAAGCCAGTGAAGAGAGTGGAGAAAAGAAATCTGTTGAAGAATAA